TATAAATAAGAGGACTGTTACATGATATATGAGCATTGAGTGTGACTTACCATAATACACTGACTGAAGTATATATTGCTGTGTTCTGTAAGAATCAGGCGAATAATCATGTTCGTATACGAATATTTAGATTTACCTGAGACTTACAAAACCAGTAATGTGTACTTCAGACAGTGTGTGAGGTAAGTTACACTCAATATATACATATCATGTAACAGTCCCTTTATTCCTTCATTCTTATTTCAGTTCATCCATTGGATGCTGTGTCTGATACCATATTCTGCGCCCAATGTCCAGTCTTCACAACGGTTATTCCAATGATGCACTTAATAATATCAGCAAAATAACAAACCGGATAAAGAACCAGAATTTCCAGATTAGTAAAATGTGTGAGTACATATGTAAATGGAACAAATATGACCCATGTATAAGCGCTATCAAATAAAAATGTTATGAAGGTTTTTCCTCCTGATCGTATTGTAAAGTAGGTGCAATGAGTCATCGCATTTACTGCCATATATACTGCACTAGTCTGCATGAAACGTGTAGCCAGCATACGTACCTCATCGGTCGTATTGTATATATGCGGAAGGATTGGCGACAAGGCAATAAGTATTCCCCCAACTACAATACAGATACAGGCATTGAAAAAGATAAGTCTCCATGCTGTTTGCTTTGCTCGTGGAATATCATTGGCACCGAGAGCCTGACCAACCATAACAGCTACTGCGGAACCCATGGAAATAAATACTACATTGAACAAATTCGTTATGGTGCTTGTTATGTTGAGAGCCGCTACGACATTCAGACCACGGGTTGAGAATATCTGCGTCAAGGTGGTCATACCCAATGACCATAACAACTCATTCACTAGAAGCGGAACTCCCTTTTTCATTATGTTAAAAGTAAGTCCTTTCGGAATTCTTATCGTTTGATAGAGTCCTTCAACAAACCTGAATTTTCCTGAATGTCTATGGGTGTATACTACAATAATAGCAAGCTCCACAAAGCGTGATATAACAGTTGCTATAGCTGCTCCTTCAACACCCAGAACCGGGAAGCCAAGCTTTCCGTAGATCAGAATATAGTTAAGACATAGATTTGTTACTACACCCGCTAAGCTGGCCTTCATCGGAAGCATGGTTTCTCCCGTCTCACGGAGTGTTCCGCCATATACCTGTGACAAGGAGAATGGTAATAACCCCCATAGCATAATACGAAGGTAACTCCTACTATATTCAAGCATGGCAGTTCTCTCAGCAGGATCCCCATCACCAGTCAGATACAAGGATATCAACTGATCCCCACAAGTGAGAAATATAATGGTAGCAACTACTAAAGTGATGACTACAGTCCAAAGCTTGAATCTTACAGTATGGCGTATGCCTTCGTGATCTCCTGCACCAAAATATTGGGCCCCGAATATACCTGCACCAGAAAGGCCACCAAAAATAGTCAGATTAAATACAAATATAAGCTGATTAGCAATGGCTACGCCTGACATCTGAGGTGTTCCTACCTGTCCTATCATGATGTTGTCTAAAAGATTAACAACATTGGAAATGGTGTTCTGCACAATAAGTGGCAGCACCAGCATAAACACGGTGGAGTAAAATCTGCGATCCCCTATAAATGTATTCCGGAATTTCTGAAAAACGCTTGTTGATGCGGATTGCTTCATATTTGATCCTCCAATACGGAATTTGTCGATAAAAATCATTGTACCATATAGGAGAAACATAGTCCAGCCCAGCATTTACAAAGAAAATCGCCAAATACAGTAAAACGTATAAAGCCGTATGTAGGCCTAATCGTGAAGTAAAATATTTCTTGCTTCCTCACACCATCTGAGATATGCCCGATACGTCTCAACTCCAAACTTGACCGTTATTAGATAATATTTATGATCCTCCTCGTTCTGAACCCTTTCCAGATTCTGAACATACATTTCAAGAAGTAGAAGCTCTTTCTTGATTTTCTCCTCGAAGTTCTGAATATGAACCAAGATCCCTTCTCTTCCAAGCTCTCCTCCAAAAAAGAGTTTGAGTAATGTCTCATACCTTAACTCGTCCTTTTTAACAGGTTTCATGAGCCATTCTCTGAGAAGTACTCGTCCTTTTTCCGTAATGGAATATATTATTTTTCCTCTTCCTGAAGTCTCCTCTTCCTTTTCAACACATCCATCTTGTACTAATACATCTAAGGTAGGATAGATACTTCCAAAGCTTCCACTCCAGAAGAACCTAAGAGAATTATCAATTCTCTTTTTGATCTCATACCCTGTAAGTGCTTCATGGTTAAGGAGTCCAAGTATTACAAAGTTTATTTTCTTTTCAATCGCCACTGATAATTCCTCCATACAATATGCCTGCATTCCATCCATAAGATGATGCCTTAAACTCACCGTTACTGCCTACTAATTAATTATCCTTTTCTGTCTTCCATGAATATGACAGAACATTATTCGGGCAGCTGTCAACACATGCTCCACATTGAATACAATCCGTACACTGACAATGATTATTCTCTTTCACCATCTGCATCACATTAAGCCCCATCGGACATACCGATTCACACTTTTTACATGAAATACATTTTACATTCTCAGCTGTCACATGAATTTGTGGAATATGTAGCTTCTGCCCAATTTTTTCTCCAAGGATCATAAATGGAGCCATCCAGCAAATATAATGACATGCTGCTCGTTTGCCATGAAGTAAAGAGGGAAGAAACAGAAGAAGAATAACAGCATAATATACAACATAGTTATGTAATTCGACTACCGATACTCCATGATCGGTCATAAAAAACACATCTGCCCTTACTGCTCCATTACCTAATGCAAACGAGATTATTATGGCCGCTATCCATATAACCCAAATTACGTACTTTATAACCCTTCTTTTACCCTGTTTCGCAGGTTTGTCATTGATGTTAGTTGAAATATCCTGTAATCCTCCGGCTGGACAAAGATAACTACAAAAGCTTCTTCCCATAAACGTTGATAGAAGCAACATTAGCAGGAATACAAAAAAACTACCATTTAATATATGCTGTGCCATTCCCATAATGATTATTGCTGGCGAGAAGTACCACATTGTTACCGGAAATAATAAGAAGGATACAAATAATATTAACTTCCTAATATGTTGTCTTTTCATATACCAACCTCATTTCTAATTTATTTATATATCAATATGATATATCATCATAATATACAATAATATTAGAATATGATTATGTCAATTAAAACTTCAAACCATATTAGAATTATGAACAGCACTTCTTATTCTTCCTGAAGTCAATAGATTTGTCATACTCTCTATATGCTGCTCCTCCGTTTAGGAAAAATTCTTCGAACAATGATTGCTATCACTAAAGCAATCAGGGCATAACTAATCCAATCCACATTTCTTGTAAAAAATGTAAATAGACAGTAATCTGGTATGTTATATAGCCATCTGAAGAGATAGTCGGTATACATAACTCCATACCAACTCATCAGAAAGAAAAAAAACAAGCAGGCTTGCCACAATAAGCTTTATCGTTTGCTTTTTGCCTTTCACAAGGCTCCTTCTCCTGTTTATGACATCTGGAACGAATGTATATAACAGGAATGCTGCAATTACTATAATAATCATCCATATAGCATTAATCACTATATTCATAGTATTCATAACCGATTTTTCTTCTACTTCATATCCTGTTGCTTCTTTACTCCACAATCGCATTGCTTCATTGGTAAGATAAAAACCTTTATCAGAATTGCATAGGAACACGAAACCATTACCACTTACGGGTTCCAATGCAATCTGAGCATTCCAGCCGGTAAGTGTACCATTATGCTCATAAACAACTTTGCCATTATCTAGCTTATGAGGAATAATTCCAAGAGCATAAGTGCCATAAGTTGATTCTGTGTTTTGCTGTTCCGTGAACATTTCATAATTACCGGCTCTATAATAGTCAATAAGTCCAATAACAAAGCCGGCCATATCTGATGATGTTGCCGATACTCCTCCTGCTCCCGTCATCACCACCGGTACAATATCAACCGGTGTCCCTACACCGGCATATGGTGTGGCTAGGAAGACATCTCCTTCACTCTTATTATAATAACCGGCACTTTTCATGTTCAAAGCCGGGAAAATATGTCGGCACATATAATCCTCATACTTTTCACCCGTCACATTCTCAATAACCAGCTGCAATATACCATAACCGCTGAAACTTGAGTATTCAAATGCGGTACCCGGTTCTCTTTTTAAAGTAATATTCTTTTGCACCATGGCCTCAGCAACAGATGGAAGCGGTTCGGAATAACCATATTCCGAGCTGTCAGTTACCCCTGCGGTGTGAGCAAGCAAAGTTCGAATTGTTACTTTATGCCAATCGAACTCAGTTTCCGGGAACCTCCAATTTTGTATATATTGTTCCATTCCATAGCTTTCTTTGTGGTGCCTGATTTGTTAAGTTCAGCCATACCGATTGCCGGCATCACTATATAACCGGTATCCTCTTGCAATGTTCCATACAGAATATAGCAATCTTCGAAACGATAAAGATCTTTAATATAGTTTTCTTTTATTACATTCACTAATTCCTGTGCGTGGTCTTTAAACCATAGTGGTTTATAATCAGAAGGCGTATATTCGTTGTCCTTCCATGACAGGTACACATGACCGTCATCTAACTTTTCTACCATCTTACACATGTATTCATATAACGTCTCATCCGTCGTTTTCTCATTTACCTGAGGAGCATATTTATTATATTCTTCGTCGAAATCCACTCCATATAAATCAGCAAATGCATAATTTTCTTTATACAATTCATAATACATACGAAATTTACCGGCCTGGTCCCCTTTTATAACCTTATGTAGCTTTTGAAAATAATCCTTTGCCTGTTTATCAGCGGAGTATACATATCTGGCTCCATTATCATTTAGCTTTAACGAGTTATTACTTGTATTCAACGTATACTTACCGAGACCACTATATAACGTTCCATTTATAATCACTCCATCGTAATTACTCATTCTGGTATAGGAATTCTCTGTTACAATGTAGGTTTTCACTATCCCCTGCCGAGCATCTATGCATATGCCATATGCCTCCAGCTTCCATATACCATTAAATCGAGTTGCCATAACCATTAATGTCACTATGGTTATTAATAGAATTCCAATGCATATGCTAATACCAATTCCTACTCTCTTAATCCACTTCATCATCATTTATTCTCCGTTTTTGCTTAAGGTTTAATCATATGCATTATAACGATTATATCTACAAATATTCTTCAACCACACAATCAGCATATTTCAACCTATGATTACCCTAATGATACTCAGGGAATGCATCAGCACCAATTTGTCTTCTCTCTTTTCTTACTAAAAACAATCGGTTCAAACCTTCCTGCCACGGATACTCGAATTCCAGTATCCGTTCGACCCTTCCGAGATGATGAACATAATCAATCCAATAAAGTAGCGACTCCTGTCTCAGACGCAACACTCCATTTTCCACATACATATGCATTCCGATTTCCTTGTAATTTAATTCATTAATCTCTTCGCTGGAATAAAACGGGTTTACCTTAATAAACCAGTAGCCATGATCTTTCAGAATCCTATTTAGTTCTTTTACAGTTTCGTTCGATATTTTTTCCGGCATCACATCCAGAACATTAGAGAGAATAATCCCATCAAATTCTCCATCTTGAAATTCTGATAAGGTATCAATGTTACCTACCATAAATCTATAGTTATGATAATTACTTAATTTTGCTGTCTGATTAGCAAAGGAAATACCGGTCTCGGATTCATCAATTCCTACGCCACAATGATCAGGGTAATACTGAGCATACTGGAATAGAATATCTCCTGTTCCGCATCCAAAATCACATACCCGCTTGGTTTTTTCTCCAAAAATGCCTAAACAGGCATCAAAGGTCGGTTCCACCGTTAGTGTAAGCCTTCTTAAGTCTACCGGTATACACTCATTATATTGCTGGTTCCAAAAAGCCTTCTCGTTATCATATTCCTTCACATTTATCATCTTCCTTCAATAACTAAGAGCTTCTGTATGCTAGTGATGCATAGCACGACTCTCTTATATATACGGTGCATTTCTATCATAATCAGATAGAATTATATTCTTCAAAGGCAATCTTAACCCAATCCCAGGATCTTTATAGTTAATCTGCTTTGCACAATCTTCTATAAAATATTCATCAATTGCAAACTGTTGAATGGTATTGTCCTCCATAGATAAAAATGCATGCCCAAATCCGTCAGGTATATACACTGCTTTCGCATTATCAGCACACAATTCAATAACCTTCCATTGTTTATAGGTTTTTGATTCAGGACGTAAATCCACAATGTAGTCCAGCCCTTTTCCCTGGATAACACTCACCAGCTTTGCTTGAGGGTAATCAGAGGTTTGATAATGTATACCAAAAAAAATCCCCTTTGTCGGCATTGTATATACACGATATTCCTTCACTTTAAAATCAATGCCTATTTCGGACAAATCCTTCTCATGATACGTTACAGACATAATTCCTCTTCTATCCTCTCTACGTGATAGTTCCAATATCTTAACTTCTTCAAAAATGCTATCAATAATCATCATACATTTCACCTACTCTTCGCCCGAAAACTTCTGATTTTACGCTAAAAGCAATAGTTTCATACAATTCTCTTTCCTACCATGTATTTACTGTTTTTACTTTCCTATTATACTATTATTTACTATTGATGCAAACAGCATTTACATAAAGTATAAATTTATAACCTCAATATCAACAGCTATAGCAATTGTCAGGCTTATATTATCTCCAGTTATTATACTTCTGAAATATGGATCTAATATTTCTAGTGAGTAGAATTATTTACTATCAGGAAGCAAAATATAAAGTAAATCTTATCATCCTTCAAATCTCGTGCCTTGTGAATCATAAGCAATCCAAAAGAACGTGCGTAGAAAAACCATCAACTTTCAATTATTATTGAAGGTTGATGGCTAATGGAAGGAAATATTATATATCGCTAGATATATAATATAGAAAAAAATAAAAATTATTCACTTATTTCAATATTAACGTCAACATCTACGTTCCCTTTAATCATAGACCATACTGGGCACATCTTTTCTTCCGCAACTTTTAGTACTTCAAGAGCCTCTGCTTTTGACAACTCTTTCGACTTGAAATTCAGGTTTAATAAAATGTGTTGAAGAGCCTTGGGATGTTCATCACGCACAGTACCTTCTACTTCCACAGCAACACCATCTACCTTTTTCTTTAACCTATATCGTAGTAGGGATAAAAGTGTTGAACTTACGCAAGAGCCGAAGCTTGCCATAAAGAGTTCCAGTGAAGTATAGCCATGACCAGATCCGATAGGCGGAAAATAGTCAACTATTATCTCCGGGTTATCACGAGCCGTGGCACTAAACATTGTCTTTTCATCAATTGTTTGTAGTTTTACAGTTAAAGAATCCATAATATCAATCCTTTCATTTGTTTTTATTTGAATATGTTGCCACATCAAATATCATATTAATTTCTTCTCTAATTTCGTTGTCTGGAATATCTTCCTCTAATAACACAATACGTTGTATCATCTCCGTAATAGAACGTGCAATAAACTTTGCCCACTGTACGGAACCAACAATAGAAGCATACTCCTCCCAAGCTTTATGGTAGGCTCTCTGTTCCCATTCCATAAGCTTTTTTCTGCACTCTTCACAACCTTCACATCTCAGCCATGTTTTCATGGCAAGACGATAAATAATCCTTTCGTCTTCTGTTAAATGCTTTTTTTGAATGACCTTATGAATATTGTATTCTATATATGAAACGTCCTTAGGAAGCTGTGTCCATAACCGTGCGACCAAATCTTCAAAAGCCACACGTACTACCTCATCGAATAGCTTTTCTTTGTTTTCATAATAATAGTAATTTCTCCCGTTTTGAGATGGCCTCCATTAGGAGTACTGCTTATCCTTATTAATTCAGACTCTGCTTTCTTAACTACTTCATTCATTTAATTCTCCCTCCCTGGAATATACATATACTATGAAACCGTTTTAAGCTATATTTTTATACTTAATATCTCATCAATATACTTTAATATATGGCTTTATATTTACTTGCTCTGTATTAGCTACATACCAATCATATGATTCCTTACATCATCTTTCAAACTTTTTCAGTAGAGACATTTTTATTTTCTCGTATTTACCGGAATACGGGTGCTCTCGCAATGGTAAATTAAAATGCTTTTTCCCTTTTAGGACCGTGGTCGGGTGTGTAAACTCCCTGAAGCCCCACACGCCATGGTATGCACCCATTCCGGAGTGTCCAACTCCATTAAACGGTACACCTTTTACCATCATGTGAATGCAAACCTCATTGATACATCCACCGCCATATTGCATCGACGACATAATCTTCTTTGCCCATCTCATATCACTGGTGAAAACATACATAGCAAGAGGATGTTCTCTGTCGGCAATGATCTCCATCAAGCTGTCAATTTCATCATCCTTGAAGGGTACAATCGGCAGTAGCGGACAGAACAGCTCATGATTAACAATATCCTCGTCGTTTGTAACAGGATATATCATTGTCGGAGCGAAGCGTCTTGTTTCTCTGTTACCGGTTCCTCCGAAGATGATCCTGTCTTTATATTCATCCGCAAGTTTCTGGCATTTGTCATATGCAAAATCGTTAATAAGCTTAGGATATTCTTCATTTTCTTCGGGCTTCTCACCGATTTGCCTGATAAATTCCTTCTTTAATGCCTCGTTAAAGGAATCCGCTATCTCGTCGGCTACTGCAATCTGATTGATATTGATACATATTTGACCTGCATTACAAAGCTTGAAAAAAGCAATTTTACGTGCGGCATCCGTTATGTCAGCATCTTTTCTGACAATACACCAGTTACCATTTTCGCCACCAAGCTCCAGTGCTACTGATGTTAGATTCTTAGCCGCTTCTGCAAGTACATGCTTTCCAATTGCAGGGGAGCCTGTATAGAATATTTTATCATATCGTTGAGCCAGGCACATATCAGCCACATCGTGACCACCGTCTATTACAGTTATATAACTCTCGGGGAATGTGTCTGCAATCAGTTTCTGCAAGGCTTTGGTACTTGCCGCTGATTTAGAGCTCGTCTTAATCACAGCCGTATTCCCTCCTGCAATACTTGCCGCAAGTACTCCCAGTGTCAGAAGAACCGGAAAATTAAATGGGCTGATAATCAGAGAAACACCATATGGCATTTTGTATACCGTGGTACACATACTCGGAAAACATAAAAGTCCGCTATAATGCTTTTCGGGTCTTGCCCATTTTTTCAATCCGTGTATTGATTCATTAATCTCAACGATTACAGGACCAATATCACATATATACGCTTCTGTTTTACTACGCCCGAGATCTTCATACAAGGCTTTTTCAAGTTCTTCCTCACGTGCAATGACAGCCGCCTTCAATTTTTTCAGCTGCTGTAACCTCCATTTCACATCAAGGGTGACCCCGGAACGAAAAAAGCTTCTCTGGGTTGCCACTATTTTCTGTATAATTTCATGTGTATAAGTCATAACTATAGTCACACCTTTCTAATCTTACCAATATAATCACATAATTACCGAGCGCTTAACGATAATCTCTACCCCATTAGTTCTTCCTGAGTCATTCCATTCTCTTTCCGTAACTCCACAATATTCTCAGACAGCTTCATTATGTATCACCTCTTTTTATTTTAATCATAGACAATCCATCTGATTATTTCCACCAATTTCTAAGTGCTTTTATGCAACTTCCAGGTGCCTTTCATATAAATATACCCTCGATATGTATTCATAAACACACATCGAGGGATACTTTCTGTCGATTTTCTATACATTGGAATGCTTAACATAGTATTTTCTCTTTACATAATCAAAAGAGGAAGTCACTGGCACTGTTTCATCCTTGATAAATGTAATTACCAAAGCTGGCACTGCATAAATAAAACCAAAAAGAGAGGCATATATGCCAAAGAACTTTACAGCATAGTAACTAACAACTATATTTATGTGAAACCAGAATAATGTATTGATGTAATACAGTGCTGTGTTCCGTTGTTTTTTGTCCTTACTAATGATATATTCGTTTAAGGCAAGCAACATCTGTCGGAGATTGTTTGTGGAGAATACAGTGGAACTGTTATACCCCCTTACCCCGTGAAATACACTCCATTGGGTAGAAAGCATGAAGAAAATAGGAAGTATACCTACCACCTTATTTACCTGTTGTGGTATTATAGTCAGAACCAGAAAGCCTGCCATATTAATAAATATGCTGTAGCGCTGCAGATTTATTTTGGTTTTTTTCGAAAGAAGGACTACAAGCTCCATTCCTAAAATATATAAGAAAAATCCTATACTCCTAATTAGAAGCTCCGTCTTGTTGTTACCCACAATATCTAGGACAATATCGATCATGTTAATCGTCTGTGCAGAACCTAAATTTCCTCTGAAAAGTACAGCATAACCACCCATAAAACCACCTATGCTACACATTATGCTATGTAATATTAAGTCCCTGTTCTTCTTCATAGAAGGACGAATACTTTTCATGTCCCTGTTCTTTGCTAAGCCATTCACATTACTGCCTCTTTTCTACTGACGTATATAAACAATAAGCATACTCTATACTATATCTGACATTTCCCTAATCCCCTCAATAATCAAAGGCTTTATTCTTTCTTCAATCATCGCCCAATCTTGTATAATCTCAGGGAAAATAGAGTTCTCCGACTTCTTTATGCAGGTGTCATCCTTTAAGCCAAAGGCTACCCCGTTCTGATATTCACTATTAGGTTGTACTATATGAAAAGAAAGTGCTTTCAAAGTATTTGCTATCGGAGTAACAAGATTATCATGATAATACTTTATATTAGCTTCATTGTCAACCATTCCACCGTGGCCAATAATACCAACTCTCATATTATTAAATGGGGATTGATAACCTGGATCATTTATCCAACCTGCATATGTAATTTCATTCACTTTTTCAAATATCATCAGTAGTTTTGATGGAATCGGCGAATAATGAGGTACAACTAGATACATACCCTGTACAGTCATTAATGCTTTCAGTAGTGTGTTGAATTCCTCATCATAAATGCATAATCCATTGGAATAACATGCCCCACATAGTATACATGGTTTAATGTTATAATCCTTCAAAGCAATTATTTCTACCTCAATATCCTCTTTTGCTTCCTTAAGAATAATATCCTTAATCATATTACAGACTCTAACAGAAGTACTCTTTTCCTCAGCCAAATTAGTATTTGATGCTGAAATACATGCGATTTTCACCTTAGTTCTCCCCCTATTATATAAGCATCGTAAGTCCATCTTGCATATCCATATCTTTCTAAGCTACTTTTTCCCTCTTTCGCAAGCAACTGGTCTCTGACGTTTGGACTGCTCATGATGTTTTCTACAT
The nucleotide sequence above comes from Variimorphobacter saccharofermentans. Encoded proteins:
- a CDS encoding MATE family efflux transporter, whose product is MKQSASTSVFQKFRNTFIGDRRFYSTVFMLVLPLIVQNTISNVVNLLDNIMIGQVGTPQMSGVAIANQLIFVFNLTIFGGLSGAGIFGAQYFGAGDHEGIRHTVRFKLWTVVITLVVATIIFLTCGDQLISLYLTGDGDPAERTAMLEYSRSYLRIMLWGLLPFSLSQVYGGTLRETGETMLPMKASLAGVVTNLCLNYILIYGKLGFPVLGVEGAAIATVISRFVELAIIVVYTHRHSGKFRFVEGLYQTIRIPKGLTFNIMKKGVPLLVNELLWSLGMTTLTQIFSTRGLNVVAALNITSTITNLFNVVFISMGSAVAVMVGQALGANDIPRAKQTAWRLIFFNACICIVVGGILIALSPILPHIYNTTDEVRMLATRFMQTSAVYMAVNAMTHCTYFTIRSGGKTFITFLFDSAYTWVIFVPFTYVLTHFTNLEILVLYPVCYFADIIKCIIGITVVKTGHWAQNMVSDTASNG
- a CDS encoding PadR family transcriptional regulator: MSLRHHLMDGMQAYCMEELSVAIEKKINFVILGLLNHEALTGYEIKKRIDNSLRFFWSGSFGSIYPTLDVLVQDGCVEKEEETSGRGKIIYSITEKGRVLLREWLMKPVKKDELRYETLLKLFFGGELGREGILVHIQNFEEKIKKELLLLEMYVQNLERVQNEEDHKYYLITVKFGVETYRAYLRWCEEARNILLHD
- a CDS encoding 4Fe-4S binding protein, which encodes MKRQHIRKLILFVSFLLFPVTMWYFSPAIIIMGMAQHILNGSFFVFLLMLLLSTFMGRSFCSYLCPAGGLQDISTNINDKPAKQGKRRVIKYVIWVIWIAAIIISFALGNGAVRADVFFMTDHGVSVVELHNYVVYYAVILLLFLPSLLHGKRAACHYICWMAPFMILGEKIGQKLHIPQIHVTAENVKCISCKKCESVCPMGLNVMQMVKENNHCQCTDCIQCGACVDSCPNNVLSYSWKTEKDN
- a CDS encoding serine hydrolase domain-containing protein gives rise to the protein MEQYIQNWRFPETEFDWHKVTIRTLLAHTAGVTDSSEYGYSEPLPSVAEAMVQKNITLKREPGTAFEYSSFSGYGILQLVIENVTGEKYEDYMCRHIFPALNMKSAGYYNKSEGDVFLATPYAGVGTPVDIVPVVMTGAGGVSATSSDMAGFVIGLIDYYRAGNYEMFTEQQNTESTYGTYALGIIPHKLDNGKVVYEHNGTLTGWNAQIALEPVSGNGFVFLCNSDKGFYLTNEAMRLWSKEATGYEVEEKSVMNTMNIVINAIWMIIIVIAAFLLYTFVPDVINRRRSLVKGKKQTIKLIVASLLVFFLSDELVWSYVYRLSLQMAI
- a CDS encoding S41 family peptidase — translated: MMMKWIKRVGIGISICIGILLITIVTLMVMATRFNGIWKLEAYGICIDARQGIVKTYIVTENSYTRMSNYDGVIINGTLYSGLGKYTLNTSNNSLKLNDNGARYVYSADKQAKDYFQKLHKVIKGDQAGKFRMYYELYKENYAFADLYGVDFDEEYNKYAPQVNEKTTDETLYEYMCKMVEKLDDGHVYLSWKDNEYTPSDYKPLWFKDHAQELVNVIKENYIKDLYRFEDCYILYGTLQEDTGYIVMPAIGMAELNKSGTTKKAMEWNNIYKIGGSRKLSSIGIK
- a CDS encoding class I SAM-dependent methyltransferase — translated: MKEYDNEKAFWNQQYNECIPVDLRRLTLTVEPTFDACLGIFGEKTKRVCDFGCGTGDILFQYAQYYPDHCGVGIDESETGISFANQTAKLSNYHNYRFMVGNIDTLSEFQDGEFDGIILSNVLDVMPEKISNETVKELNRILKDHGYWFIKVNPFYSSEEINELNYKEIGMHMYVENGVLRLRQESLLYWIDYVHHLGRVERILEFEYPWQEGLNRLFLVRKERRQIGADAFPEYH
- a CDS encoding dTDP-4-dehydrorhamnose 3,5-epimerase family protein, with amino-acid sequence MMIIDSIFEEVKILELSRREDRRGIMSVTYHEKDLSEIGIDFKVKEYRVYTMPTKGIFFGIHYQTSDYPQAKLVSVIQGKGLDYIVDLRPESKTYKQWKVIELCADNAKAVYIPDGFGHAFLSMEDNTIQQFAIDEYFIEDCAKQINYKDPGIGLRLPLKNIILSDYDRNAPYI
- a CDS encoding OsmC family protein; this encodes MDSLTVKLQTIDEKTMFSATARDNPEIIVDYFPPIGSGHGYTSLELFMASFGSCVSSTLLSLLRYRLKKKVDGVAVEVEGTVRDEHPKALQHILLNLNFKSKELSKAEALEVLKVAEEKMCPVWSMIKGNVDVDVNIEISE
- a CDS encoding aldehyde dehydrogenase family protein, which produces MTYTHEIIQKIVATQRSFFRSGVTLDVKWRLQQLKKLKAAVIAREEELEKALYEDLGRSKTEAYICDIGPVIVEINESIHGLKKWARPEKHYSGLLCFPSMCTTVYKMPYGVSLIISPFNFPVLLTLGVLAASIAGGNTAVIKTSSKSAASTKALQKLIADTFPESYITVIDGGHDVADMCLAQRYDKIFYTGSPAIGKHVLAEAAKNLTSVALELGGENGNWCIVRKDADITDAARKIAFFKLCNAGQICININQIAVADEIADSFNEALKKEFIRQIGEKPEENEEYPKLINDFAYDKCQKLADEYKDRIIFGGTGNRETRRFAPTMIYPVTNDEDIVNHELFCPLLPIVPFKDDEIDSLMEIIADREHPLAMYVFTSDMRWAKKIMSSMQYGGGCINEVCIHMMVKGVPFNGVGHSGMGAYHGVWGFREFTHPTTVLKGKKHFNLPLREHPYSGKYEKIKMSLLKKFER
- a CDS encoding YoaK family protein; the encoded protein is MNGLAKNRDMKSIRPSMKKNRDLILHSIMCSIGGFMGGYAVLFRGNLGSAQTINMIDIVLDIVGNNKTELLIRSIGFFLYILGMELVVLLSKKTKINLQRYSIFINMAGFLVLTIIPQQVNKVVGILPIFFMLSTQWSVFHGVRGYNSSTVFSTNNLRQMLLALNEYIISKDKKQRNTALYYINTLFWFHINIVVSYYAVKFFGIYASLFGFIYAVPALVITFIKDETVPVTSSFDYVKRKYYVKHSNV
- a CDS encoding NAD(P)H-dependent oxidoreductase, with the translated sequence MKIACISASNTNLAEEKSTSVRVCNMIKDIILKEAKEDIEVEIIALKDYNIKPCILCGACYSNGLCIYDEEFNTLLKALMTVQGMYLVVPHYSPIPSKLLMIFEKVNEITYAGWINDPGYQSPFNNMRVGIIGHGGMVDNEANIKYYHDNLVTPIANTLKALSFHIVQPNSEYQNGVAFGLKDDTCIKKSENSIFPEIIQDWAMIEERIKPLIIEGIREMSDIV